The following coding sequences lie in one Aspergillus luchuensis IFO 4308 DNA, chromosome 8, nearly complete sequence genomic window:
- a CDS encoding GMC family oxidoreductase (CAZy:AA3;~COG:E;~EggNog:ENOG410PJ6X;~InterPro:IPR012132,IPR036188,IPR027424,IPR000172, IPR007867;~PFAM:PF00732,PF05199;~antiSMASH:Cluster_8.6;~go_function: GO:0016614 - oxidoreductase activity, acting on CH-OH group of donors [Evidence IEA];~go_function: GO:0050660 - flavin adenine dinucleotide binding [Evidence IEA];~go_process: GO:0055114 - oxidation-reduction process [Evidence IEA]), whose amino-acid sequence MSYTRAEDVQIDIWEVLGNEGWNWKNLLQYYKKSEGFQVPTKDQIAQGASYNASYHGLDGPLKVGWPTSMTNGSVFPVLEQTFEKLGVQHNPDSEGGKMVGFTSHPDTLDPEMNVREDAARAYYWPYEARSNLKIISNTRANKVIWANCTQGEAVAVGIEVTNAYGTETIYADKEVILSAGALRSPALLELSGIGNPDILNKHNIPVKVNITTVGENLQDQTNNALSWEGVDTLTGLATFSVLPSVNQLYGDNATALASYVKSQLASYAKTVADASNGAVKEANLVEAFEHQYDLIFKSQVPYTEIVFAPSGQSFAVEYWPLLPFSRGSVHIQSANASDYPAINPNYFMFSQDAEAQITVAQYIRKALGTAPLNSLVGEEVTPGLDVLPADASSAAWTKWVQQNYRTNYHPVGTTSMLPREKGGVVSPELKVYGTKNLRVVDASVLPFQLCGHLTSTLYAVAERASDLIKESY is encoded by the exons ATGTCCTATACTCGGGCCGAAGACGTACAAATTGACATTTGGGAAGTGCTCGGGAACGAGGGTTggaactggaagaacttgcttcaatattataagaaatcgGAAGGCTTCCAGGTGCCCACTAAGGACCAGATCGCTCAAGGTGCCAGCTACAATGCTAGCTATCACGGTTTGGACGGCCCTCTGAAGGTCGGCTGGCCTACTTCCATGACCAACGGCAGCGTCTTCCCAGTTCTCGAACAAACCTTTGAGAAACTCGGCGTTCAGCATAACCCCGATTCTGAAGGCGGCAAGATGGTCGGATTCACTAGCCACCCTGACACCCTGGACCCGGAGATGAACGTGCGCGAAGATGCTGCCAGGGCTTATTACTGGCCATATGAAGCCCGCTCGAACCTGAAGATCATCTCCAATACTCGTGCGAACAAGGTCATCTGGGCCAACTGCACCCAAGGAGAGGCTGTTGCCGTCGGCATTGAAGTTACTAACGCTTACGGCACGGAAACCATTTACGCTGACAAGGAGGTCATCCTGTCGGCCGGCGCGCTCAGATCCCCTGCCCTGCTCGAGCTGTCTGGTATCGGAAACCCCGACATCCTTAATAAGCACAACATCCCCGTTAAGGTCAACATCACCACGGTCGGCGAAAACCTACAAGATCAGACCAACAACGCCCTGTCCTGGGAAGGTGTTGACACCCTCACTGGATTGGCAACCTTCTCCGTCCTGCCGTCTGTGAACCAGCTCTACGGCGATAACGCCACTGCCTTGGCTTCCTACGTCAAGTCCCAGCTTGCTAGCTATGCTAAGACTGTCGCTGACGCCTCGAATGGCGCTGTCAAGGAGGCTAACCTCGTGGAGGCCTTCGAGCACCAGTACGACCTGATTTTCAAGTCCCAGGTCCCCTATACGGAGATCGTCTTCGCTCCCAGTGGGCAATCCTTCGCCGTTGAGTActggcctcttcttcccttctcccgcgGCAGCGTACACATCCAATCCGCGAACGCCTCTGACTATCCTGCCATCAATCCCAACTACTTCATGTTCAGCCAGGATGCCGAGGCTCAGATTACGGTGGCGCAATACATTCGGAAGGCTTTGGGAACTGCACCTCTCAACAGCCTTGTAGGAGAGGAAGTTACTCCTGGCCTCGACGTGCTTCCCGCTGATGCTTCCAGTGCCGCTTGGACCAAGTGGGTTCAGCAAAACT ACCGAACAAACTACCACCCCGTCGGCACCACCAGCATGCTTCCCCGCGAGAAGGGTGGCGTTGTCAGTCCCGAGCTGAAGGTTTATGGCACCAAGAATCTTCGCGTCGTCGATGCATCAGTCCTGCCATTCCAGCTCTGCGGCCATCTGACCAGCACTCTGTATGCTGTCGCTGAGAGGGCTTCCGATCTCATTAAGGAAAGTTACTAG
- a CDS encoding putative Golgi reassembly stacking protein (BUSCO:EOG09262V9N;~COG:U;~EggNog:ENOG410PKK9;~InterPro:IPR036034,IPR024958,IPR007583;~PFAM:PF04495;~go_function: GO:0005515 - protein binding [Evidence IEA]), giving the protein MFGALNRFIGLDAEPTRQARAQSTSDNSFGFQVLRNKDAELPLEPWFDFIVGINGRLIEDPDPNLFATEVRNCAGSSVTFEVWSAKGQKTHTVSIPVPASNPDLGLALQLAPLSSTQNIWHVLSIPSPLSPAYRAGLLPHSDYIIGTPSGTLRGESALGELVEDHLNRTLVLWVYNSEFDVVREVELVPTRGWGGEGALGAELGFGALHRLPVGLGEEVEGPGEVVFETRDDGSSAPVVEALGQGPPPSGHFLVPANMTSPPPLSGPPRNLAASPASHSSAGRRHKTRHTGSAAAVSFDDYFAEGEQKSKEQDFAPSRRGTPLPPPPKAGVRSPPSSGSPAPAAAQ; this is encoded by the exons ATGTTCGGGGCTCTGAATCGGTTTATTGGCTTGGATGCCGAGCCTACCCGACAGGCGCGGGCCCAAAGCACCAGCGACAACTCGTTTGGCTTCCAAGTCCTCCGCAACAAGGATGCGGAGCTCCCTCTGGAGCCGTGGTTCGATTTCATTGTCGGGATTAATGGGCGGTTAATA GAGGACCCCGACCCCAACCTCTTCGCTACGGAAGTGCGCAACTGCGCCGGATCCAGCGTGACCTTTGAAGTCTGGAGCGCCAAG GGCCAAAAAACACACACCgtctccatccccgtcccCGCATCCAACCCCGATCTGGGTCTGGCGCTCCAACTggcccccctctcctctacCCAAAACATCTGGCACGTCCTCTCGATCCCATCTCCACTCAGCCCCGCCTACCGCGCAGGTCTCCTTCCACACTCCGACTACATCATCGGCACTCCGAGCGGGACATTACGCGGGGAATCAGCGCTCGGGGAACTCGTCGAGGACCACTTGAACCGCACACTAGTCCTATGGGTATACAACAGCGAGTTTGACGTGGTGCGCGAGGTCGAGCTGGTGCCGACacggggttggggaggggaaggagcgCTCGGTGCGGAATTGGGCTTCGGAGCACTACACCGGTTGCCGGTTGGGTTGGGCGAGGAAGTCGAGGGACCCGGTGAGGTCGTCTTCGAGACGCGGGATGACGGCTCATCCGCACCGGTAGTGGAAGCTCTGGGTCAGGGACCCCCGCCATCTGGGCATTTCCTCGTCCCGGCGAATAtgacctctcctccgccgttgTCGGGACCTCCGAGAAATCTGGCGGCGTCACCCGCTAGTCACTCGTCTGCGGGTCGTCGGCATAAGACGCGTCATACCGGGTCAGCTGCGGCTGTGTCGTTTGATGACTACTTTGCGGAGGGCGAGCAGAAGAGCAAGGAGCAGGACTTTGCGCCGTCCCGCAGGGGAACGCCGCTACCGCCTCCGCCCAAGGCTGGGGTGCGGTCACCGCCTAGCTCGGGCAGTCCGGCGCCAGCGGCTGCCCAATAG
- a CDS encoding RNA methyltransferase (BUSCO:EOG0926306O;~COG:S;~EggNog:ENOG410PITT;~InterPro:IPR019012,IPR029063;~PFAM:PF09445,PF02475;~go_function: GO:0008168 - methyltransferase activity [Evidence IEA];~go_process: GO:0001510 - RNA methylation [Evidence IEA];~go_process: GO:0009452 - 7-methylguanosine RNA capping [Evidence IEA]) yields MARDPTVEVPPPEVHHYNDLGEVPWDIQNYWAQRYKIFSKYDEGVWLTDDAWFGVTPEPVAKYVFSSPLAGAKQLIHQCSKIAEHMAQSAPAGRSILVDAFAGAGGNSIAFALSGRWKRVYAIEKNPAVLQCAKHNAKIYGVADKITWFEGDCFEIIKNQLKDLAPYSVLFASPPWGGPGYRSDMVFNLSTMEPYSLAKLYKEYSMFTEHMVLYLPRTSDVKQMAKVVKEGQKSVVMHYCMEGASKALCVYYGGFNLE; encoded by the exons ATGGCTCGGGACCCTACCGTGGAggttcctcctccagaggTACACCATTATAATGATCTTGGCGAGGTGCCGTGGGATATTCAGAA CTACTGGGCGCAACGCTACaagatcttctccaagtACGATGAGGGTGTCTGGCTGACAGATGATGCCTGGTTTGGTGTAACACCGGAGCCTGTGGCAAAGTACGtgttctcttctccactAGCAGGAGCTAAGCAACTAATTCATCAATGCAGCAAAATAGCAGAACACATGGCTCAGTCCGCCCCCGCAGGACGCAGCATCCTAGTAGATGCATTCGCCGGCGCGGGCGGCAACTCCATCGCTTTTGCTCTGTCCGGTAGATGGAAGCGCGTCTACGCTATCGAGAAGAATCCCGCTGTCCTACAGTGCGCTAAACACAACGCCAAGATTTACGGCGTGGCGGATAAGATCACCTGGTTTGAGGGTGATTGTTTTGAGATTATCAAGAATCAGCTGAAGGATCTAGCACCGTATAGTGTCTTGTTTGCTAGTCCGCCATGGGGTG GCCCCGGGTATCGCTCTGACATGGTGTTCAACCTGAGTACAATGGAGCCATACTCACTAGCGAAGCTCTACAAAGAGTACTCCATGTTTACAGAACACATGGTTCTGTATCTCCCCAGGACATCGGACGTCAAGCAGATGGCCAAGGTTGTCAAGGAGGGTCAAAAGTCAGTGGTGATGCATTACTGCATGGAAGGTGCTAGCAAGGCGTTGTGTGTTTATTATGGTGGCTTTAATCTTGAATAA
- a CDS encoding uncharacterized protein (COG:Z;~EggNog:ENOG410QEG6;~InterPro:IPR000845,IPR035994,IPR027417,IPR002182;~PFAM:PF05729,PF00931,PF01048;~SECRETED:SignalP(1-23);~go_function: GO:0003824 - catalytic activity [Evidence IEA];~go_function: GO:0043531 - ADP binding [Evidence IEA];~go_process: GO:0009116 - nucleoside metabolic process [Evidence IEA]) codes for MRPRTRDMFTIAIFCSLPVEAEAIECLFDESYDRLSKYYGKQKGDTNLYINGRVGNHHVVLCYMPGMGTTNAAAVASALRASYPRIQLALVVGICGGVPTVSKSENIFLGDVVISDSLILYNFGRQYPGSFERKSEVQEALGRPNAEIRSLLNALRSTRSRNEFESQIMQYVRKLQKSDKKWCHPQIDDILFDASYVHKHHQEDCNASCACLVSETLDDICEDALAKSCDDLGCDKSQIVRCLKPVEKIGVSANIGTVACAKAVMKSGYHRDKIAKKDKIIGFEMEGAGVWDIFPCVVIKGVCDYADSHKNKLWQAYAAVTGASAAKAFLGYWRPQARQAEKGLSRHFSVPFGRNHRFVGRQDELAQLEEWAVNPEERGKLAVTGLGGIGKTQIALELAYRMHHNGSDCSIFWIPCKNNDSFRQACMTNAQTLGIEDVDPAKVEEQVQAFLSQTNDKWLLILDGADDMDMWMNGSGTTAPLKNFLPSNRHGRIIFTTRNRKLAVKLASHDVIHVGDLDEAAGVGLLEKSLIQQDLVEDKDATTYLVKQLAFLPQAITQAAAYMNANEIGVYDYLMLLHEQEEDVVELLSEDFENDGRYEASDIPIVLTWFASFRQIERLDPLASEYLSLLACLGQQSIPESFLPRPLSRRKMVEALGLLKAYSFIAIRPSDKCITMHRLVHLAARQWLRSQDRMELYTHKAAERLGEVLNDDGINEKHRRLYVQHAEFLLHELHVMAVYAHWNIRVSSGGDKSGAEEEGLLLQGRNTLSHSLEPWDPRCM; via the exons ATGCGCCCTCGAACTCGAGACATGTTCACAATCGCAATATTTTGCTCCCTTCCCGTTGAGGCGGAGGCCATTGAATGCCTTTTCGATGAATCCTATGACCGGTTGAGCAAGTATTACGGGAAGCAAAAAGGTGATACCAATCTCTACATTAACGGGAGAGTCGGTAACCACCATGTCGTTCTTTGCTATATGCCAGGAATGGGAACTACCAACGCCGCGGCTGTCGCCTCAGCATTGCGAGCCAGCTACCCCAGGATTCAGCTTGCCCTAGTTGTCGGTATATGCGGCGGGGTCCCAACGGTTTCAAAGAGTGAGAATATCTTCTTGGGTGATGTAGTTATCAGTGACTCTCTGATACTGTATAACTTCGGCAGACAATATCCTGGGTCTTTCGAAAGAAAATCCGAGGTCCAGGAAGCTCTCGGAAGGCCAAACGCAGAGATACGAAGTCTCCTCAATGCCCTGAGATCAACTCGTTCCCGTAACGAATTTGAATCTCAAATTATGCAGTATGTTCGGAAACTACAAAAGTCAGATAAGAAGTGGTGCCATCCACAaattgatgatatcctcTTTGACGCTTCTTATGTCCACAAGCACCACCAAGAAGACTGCAATGCCAGTTGCGCCTGTCTAGTGAGTGAGACACTCGATGATATTTGTGAAGATGCTCTAGCAAAAAGCTGCGATGATCTCGGATGCGACAAAAGCCAAATAGTCCGCTGTCTAAAACCTGTGGAAAAAATCGGTGTCTCGGCCAATATTGGAACAGTTGCCTGCGCAAAGGCAGTGATGAAGTCTGGATATCACCGCGACAAAATTGCGAAAAAGGACAAGATTATAGGGTTCGAAATGGAGGGAGCAGGGGTGTGGGATATCTTTCCGTGTGTCGTGATAAAAGGTGTGTGCGACTATGCGGATAGCCACAAAAACAAACTATGGCAAGCATACGCTGCAGTGACAGGAGCCTCTGCAGCGAAGGCATTTTTGGGGTACTGGAGGCCTCAAGCTCGTCAAG caGAGAAGGGCTTGTCTCGTCACTTTTCTGTCCCTTTTGGCAGAAATCATCGTTTTGTGGGCCGCCAAGACGAACTTGCCCAGTTGGAAGAATGGGCTGTCAACCCTGAAGAACGAGGAAAACTCGCAGTTACTGGATTGGGCGGCATAGGTAAGACACAGATAGCTCTAGAGCTAGCATATCGCATGCACCACAATGGTTCCGACTGTTCGATCTTCTGGATCCCATGCAAGAACAACGACTCTTTTCGACAAGCCTGTATGACCAATGCACAAACGTTAGGGATTGAGGATGTAGATCCAGCAAAAGTGGAGGAGCAAGTTCAGGCCTTTCTCAGCCAGACAAATGATAAGTGGCTGTTAATCCTGGATGGCGCCGATGACATGGATATGTGGATGAACGGCAGCGGTACAACTGCACCTCTCAAGaacttccttccttccaacAGGCACGGTCGTATTATCTTCACTACTCGCAACCGGAAATTAGCCGTGAAGCTTGCATCGCATGATGTGATACATGTGGGAGATCTCGATGAAGCGGCCGGAGTGGGACTACTGGAGAAATCCTTGATCCAACAAGACCTAGTCGAAGATAAAGACGCCACGACCTATCTCGTCAAACAATTAGCCTTCCTTCCACAGGCTATTACACAAGCCGCGGCATACATGAACGCAAATGAGATAGGAGTATATGACTATCTGATGCTTCTCCATgagcaggaagaagacgtTGTGGAGCTTCTGAGTGAAGATTTCGAAAATGATGGGCGCTACGAAGCTTCTGACATTCCAATAGTCCTGACTTGGTTTGCCTCGTTTCGTCAAATCGAGAGGCTCGATCCGCTTGCTTCCGAGTACCTCTCACTATTGGCCTGTCTCGGCCAGCAAAGTATACCGGAATCGTTTCTTCCACGACCATTgtcgagaagaaagatggtTGAAGCCCTTGGGCTTCTAAAAGCCTATTCATTCATTGCTATCCGACCAAGTGATAAGTGCATAACCATGCATCGTCTGGTGCATCTAGCAGCTCGGCAGTGGTTGAGGAGTCAGGACCGCATGGAACTTTACACGCACAAGGCAGCAGAGCGGCTGGGTGAGGTTCTGAATGATGACGGTATCAACGAGAAACATCGGAGACTATACGTACAACATGCTGAATTCCTACTTCATGAACTTCATGTTATGGCAGTTTACGCGCACTGGAACATACGTGTCAGCTCGGGTGGTGATAAGAGTggagcagaggaagagggactgCTTTTGCAGGGGAGGAATACATTGTCCCATAGCCTGGAGCCATGGGATCCGAGATGTATGTAG
- a CDS encoding uncharacterized protein (COG:E;~EggNog:ENOG410PJ6X;~InterPro:IPR012132,IPR000172,IPR036188;~SECRETED:SignalP(1-17);~antiSMASH:Cluster_8.6;~go_function: GO:0016614 - oxidoreductase activity, acting on CH-OH group of donors [Evidence IEA];~go_function: GO:0050660 - flavin adenine dinucleotide binding [Evidence IEA];~go_process: GO:0055114 - oxidation-reduction process [Evidence IEA]), whose protein sequence is MLFSSLALAAFSLGAAAKSHTGSSPHYDFVVVGGGTSGLVVANRLSELKDVTVAVIEAGESALNNFNVSNVMGYSTAFGTEVDWAYQTENQTYAGGLQQTIRAGKALGGTSTINGKSFFLSLTNTR, encoded by the coding sequence AtgcttttttcctctcttgcTCTCGCGGCCTTCTCGTTAGGCGCAGCCGCCAAAAGTCACACCGGCTCATCCCCTCACTATGATtttgtcgtcgtcggcggaggCACCAGTGGTTTGGTTGTTGCCAACAGGCTTTCGGAACTGAAGGATGTCACTGTGGCCGTCATTGAGGCCGGTGAATCAGCATTGAACAACTTCAATGTGTCTAATGTCATGGGCTACAGCACGGCATTCGGGACGGAGGTGGACTGGGCCTACCAAACCGAGAACCAGACATATGCAGGAGGCTTGCAGCAGACTATCCGTGCCGGAAAGGCACTTGGAGGTACAAGCACAATCAATGGTAagtcattctttctttcccttacAAACACAAGGTAG
- a CDS encoding GMC family oxidoreductase (CAZy:AA3;~COG:E;~EggNog:ENOG410PJHS;~InterPro:IPR012132,IPR036188,IPR000172,IPR007867;~PFAM:PF05199,PF00732;~antiSMASH:Cluster_8.6;~go_function: GO:0016614 - oxidoreductase activity, acting on CH-OH group of donors [Evidence IEA];~go_function: GO:0050660 - flavin adenine dinucleotide binding [Evidence IEA];~go_process: GO:0055114 - oxidation-reduction process [Evidence IEA]), producing MSNSYDYIIVGGGLTGCALAGRLAEKDESLRILIIEAGPNVVDHPLTSTPLACFGAHHSPLDWDYTTVPQKHLNNRECYNAAGKALGGGTAINYGTWTRGNATDYNLWAKLVGDSSWSYEGLLPYFRRVETHYDPNVDQAIHGTSGPITNTIVELTSPDRKYPLKEPVRSAWERLGVKFNPDANAGSPLGLAHFGENWREGQRQLASEAYGLSGHQGITTVTDTLVAKVVLKGQDGEQVATGVQVVDGQEYHAIREVIISAGAYRTPQVLMLSGIGPAEELVKHNILQLVDAPEVGRNFHDHMCFPQWWKLRHPEQGLSMGTPLWDSPAYGMGVPYDWNVTLQTPAEELIKAFKADDGQNPPEDHPYFEAGFAHTEVLVIYAPMSRAVTGFETAMDGTHISTAVLLMAPTARGQITLANANPESAPVIDPNYCSKEVDRAIFRDGIRRVAKLILNTPEGQDMVEHEVPRPGSEPITLESTDEEIDSNIKSGAITFFHPGGSASMGKVVDTQLRVKGVKGLRVADASVLPVPLAAHYQAILYAVAEKAADLLLN from the coding sequence ATGTCTAACTCTTATGATTATATCATTGTCGGCGGAGGTCTGACGGGCTGTGCACTAGCTGGTCGGCTGGCTGAGAAAGACGAGTCACTAAGGATCTTGATCATTGAAGCCGGACCTAACGTGGTCGATCATCCTCTCACTAGCACTCCGTTGGCATGCTTCGGTGCTCATCACTCGCCTCTAGACTGGGACTACACCACGGTGCCACAGAAACATCTTAACAATCGCGAATGCTACAACGCGGCAGGAAAGGCACTGGGTGGAGGCACAGCTATAAACTACGGGACCTGGACCCGCGGGAACGCTACCGACTACAACCTCTGGGCAAAGCTTGTCGGGGACTCTAGCTGGAGCTACGAAGGTCTACTTCCTTACTTCAGGCGCGTCGAGACACACTACGATCCCAATGTTGACCAGGCTATTCACGGTACCAGCGGCCCCATCACCAATACCATTGTCGAGCTCACCAGCCCGGACCGGAAGTATCCCCTCAAAGAGCCTGTTCGCTCTGCATGGGAACGACTTGGCGTGAAGTTCAACCCTGATGCCAACGCTGGAAGCCCGCTCGGCCTAGCTCACTTTGGAGAGAACTGGCGTGAAGGACAGCGTCAACTTGCTAGTGAGGCGTACGGATTGTCCGGGCATCAAGGCATTACCACTGTTACCGATACTTTGGTCGCAAAGGTGGTTCTCAAAGGCCAAGATGGTGAGCAGGTCGCGACAGGAGTTCAAGTCGTCGATGGACAAGAATACCATGCCATAAGAGAAGTGATTATCTCTGCTGGAGCGTACCGCACCCCGCAGGTTCTCATGCTCTCTGGAATTGGACCTGCAGAAGAGTTGGTGAAACACAACATCTTACAGCTTGTGGATGCCCCAGAAGTGGGCCGTAACTTCCATGATCACATGTGCTTCCCCCAATGGTGGAAACTGCGTCACCCTGAACAGGGTCTCTCTATGGGAACTCCCCTTTGGGATAGTCCAGCGTATGGCATGGGGGTACCTTATGATTGGAACGTGACGCTACAGACTCCTGCAGAGGAGTTGATCAAGGCGTTCAAAGCAGACGACGGGCAAAATCCACCCGAAGATCACCCATACTTTGAGGCGGGCTTTGCGCACACTGAGGTTCTGGTCATTTACGCACCGATGAGTCGCGCCGTAACTGGCTTTGAAACAGCCATGGATGGCACGCACATCAGCACGGCTGTCCTCTTGATGGCCCCTACAGCACGAGGCCAGATCACTCTGGCTAATGCAAATCCGGAAAGTGCACCCGTCATTGATCCCAACTATTGTTCCAAGGAAGTGGACCGAGCGATTTTCCGAGACGGAATCCGGCGAGTGGCCAAGCTCATCCTAAACACGCCGGAGGGTCAAGATATGGTGGAGCACGAAGTACCCAGACCGGGCAGTGAACCCATCACACTCGAGTCCACCGATGAGGAAATCGACAGCAACATCAAGAGTGGTGCGATCACATTCTTTCACCCAGGTGGCTCGGCGTCCATGGGCAAGGTCGTGGACACTCAACTCCGAGTGAAGGGCGTGAAAGGACTGCGAGTTGCGGATGCTAGTGTGCTGCCTGTGCCTCTGGCGGCGCACTATCAGGCTATCCTTTATGCAGTGGCAGAAAAGGCGGCGGATCTACTATTGAACTAG